The nucleotide window GATTTAATGATATTCATAAAACGTAAAATTGCCGTTTCTTTTATGATTATCATTAAATAAACGGCAACCCGCGGCGTCGCATACCATTATGCTTTGAGCTGCTTCTATATTCAAAATGGAGGATTGTAGTACCAACAACAGTTCATCCAGACGGAAAAAGAAAGAAGGTTAGTAATTTCCCCCGTCCTCGttactttaattttttgttaaaaataggtTAAAAGTTGGTTTATGGTACAAATAAGTGTTGGCTAACTTCGTATTATtagctaatatatatatatacatatagagTAACAATGTGTTCCAGCAGGATGTGTAGCTAAATGTTGCTATAGTTTACGTTATAATTAACgtaaactatatatatatatatatatatataatagcttATAATacacatagctagctagagctagccAGCCTACCAGTTCACCTTACCCTTCACCCTAGCTACATAGTTTTCTTTAGTGCATAGAGGGTTAACAACAAAAGGCTATAGATAGCTTACAGAACCAACATTTTTAGCCAATAGTGAATAGTTATATACTTAGCTGGCTAATGTAGAAACAGTAGACTACCCTTGCTAAGTCCAAAGCGTAGCTTTTACATGTATATATTCCTCCCACTCaagcgccgtagattagtggttatagctctcgtactctgtgcgggagaccggggttcgattcctcttgacggcgattcaacatgggcgagtgaatgttaccatagccccgggttaacccaagccatgtgagggaaattgggaagatggcacactgtgtgggccgttggatgttgccgggagttgtctagtagagcgcgggctctaattgggtctgcgtagctcaaaatgagcattaaatactctaggactctccatctacgccatggcccctcctggaaataatagacagggtatatccctcgatatttgtgaggctagccatatgAATATAAATATGCAcatttatctatctatctatatcatGAAACATTGACTGTTTTAACACTTGTGAGTTGATGCTTTGACTTTGTAGATTAGGGCAAAATTTATTCAGAAACAATAATAAGAAGTGCAAGGTTTTTGGTGCAATTTTGTGTTTTCGTGTGATGCTTTTAGCAGTAAGCATAAGTCATTATAGCTATATATTTGTAAAGTGTTATTTGTTACGTCTGCAGGGGCACACATTGTGTATAtattataaaacttttttaatttgaatagCCATTTTTTGGTTGTGGTGTGAAATTCATGTGGGACTTAAAATTGGACTGATAAATTCAGACTAATTCTATATATATTTCACATGCTTTTATATTGTGCTTTTTTATGCCCATGCATAGATGGACACTGTGAATTGTGAGTTATAAGgtgtgttattttttagatacaCTTGCTCTTTTGCAAAAATTGTTACCTCCCAAAGTCAATAAACACAAAACTCCAAGAACGTTTGAATATAAACGATCTTCGAATACAGGCAAAAGGATATACAAACCGAAAGTTCAACcaagaaagaaatataaaaaaacgactGGAAACTTGCAAATTTCATCAAcaaaaggtatatatatatatttttatgtatataatttAAAGCTAATGCATAAAATGAAAATTCATTTCATGAAAAGTTGTAAAAATGACTGTACTAaggtttttttttgtctttttctagACATTCCGTTTGATGATGAAGATGCTTTAATATATGAAGCAGAAACTGATGGAAATATAGATTATTTTGTTTCAAtggataataataaaaatttggtgaaagataatggtATGTATCAGAATTGAACTATACACCGACTTCTTTCCATTATAATATATGCATGTATCTATGTATATTTTCTTCCTTTAGCTGAACTTAATTCTGTGCATGAATGTTTACAGACGTTAAAAAGACTTCTTCCTGCCCCAAAAAAGCGTCATAGAAAGTCATGGTTTCATCGTGTAATCACAACACAAAATCAATGGGCAAGGATTCGTCCAGTGATTAAGGATGTAATGCTATCAAGGGAAGTCCCAAAAGGTGTTTGCAACATATGTCAGGAGCGAGAAGTAGTTATCAAatgcaacatgtgtttagaaaGTTTCCTTTGTTACGTATGTGATGATATTATTCACACATCAAATCCTGTGCATGACAGATCATTCATAAGCAAGGGAATTACAACTACTTTATCACCATTAGAAATTGTAGATGACAACTTCGAAATCGTGCAAACAggttaattaatatttttaaaatttttctatgCACATAATTGGTTATGTGGTGGAattcacatttttatttatagcaAAGAATGAAATGAAATAAGTTATTAGATATACACTATTTAAGAATACACCAAAATGTCTATAATTCCTGAATTTTGGCATATTAAAATTCATATTTCTGCTCTA belongs to Hydractinia symbiolongicarpus strain clone_291-10 chromosome 1, HSymV2.1, whole genome shotgun sequence and includes:
- the LOC130648699 gene encoding uncharacterized protein LOC130648699, with the protein product MEDCSTNNSSSRRKKKEDTLALLQKLLPPKVNKHKTPRTFEYKRSSNTGKRIYKPKVQPRKKYKKTTGNLQISSTKDIPFDDEDALIYEAETDGNIDYFVSMDNNKNLVKDNAELNSVHECLQTLKRLLPAPKKRHRKSWFHRVITTQNQWARIRPVIKDVMLSREVPKGVCNICQEREVVIKCNMCLESFLCYVCDDIIHTSNPVHDRSFISKGITTTLSPLEIVDDNFEIVQTERFPKIKCFSCSSCGSKNLVKRCSKDMCAVIIMHGAYQSF